One Helianthus annuus cultivar XRQ/B chromosome 7, HanXRQr2.0-SUNRISE, whole genome shotgun sequence genomic region harbors:
- the LOC110868748 gene encoding protein CROWDED NUCLEI 1, with translation MFTPQKVLSGWLSGARDEKNGSGNSDPNCSNPNKGFGVGDLTPKGLVSNVGVLDQDVVVDKINKLEKELYEYQYNMGLLLIEKKEWISKNEQFEQALAETKELLQREQTAHLIAMSEVEKREEKLRKALGVEKQCVHELEKSLREMRSEYAEIKFTADSKLEEAHALSTSIEGRSLEVEAKLRSADAKLAEISRKSSEIQRKAAEIEAKENSLMRERVSFNNERDAHERSLSHQREDLREWEKKLQEGEEKLVELRRLINQREELANDNDKIVKQKQLDLEEEQKKIEIGNAALKAKDDEISTRMKNVALKEKEAAVMRKNLEVKEKELQGVEEKLNAREKVEIQKLKDEHKAILDAKTREFELEMEEKRKSLDDEFKVKVIEVEKKEVEVNHLEGKIAKREQALEKKLEKINSKEKDVDVKLKELKEKEKTFKAEQKTLEKEREKLRGEMENLASLEAELKKLSSEIEEQRSKVDKERERLRVTEEERAEFVRLQAELKQEIEKTRQERELVLSERENLKREKEKFEVEWEELDEKRAEIKKELESVALQTEKMEKSNRVEEERLKNMRSETESYVERELESLKLDKESFAAYMDHEKSVLEEKYNNKESQMLHDFEVRKQELEAENRNREMEFENRMRERERSLEEERERELANVQYLRDVASREMQEVKFERAQLEKEKHDVFANQKHLESQQLEMKNDIDSLVGLSVKLKDQREQFLKERERFVAFVEKQKGCKECGERVSAFVLSDLQSLAETKNADEFALPKLADGYLKESVQVTSESKPNVGTSIGNSGSPGSGSRTLNWLKKCTFIFSAGKKNEHKAGETEIEAQEKLVDVGEIPEFILSSEDEPEVSARVVPDSFDVQRDADQSADEGHKNIAHEIEEVAQQPDENEGQSKSTKRQRPRAPRATRSKATSDNNGVAENSVYTNEVSQGVSKGGGRKRTSEQEPAYSEQSDSVTNGGRRTRRKKVAEAPKVARYNLRRSTRGASSNQSKEDGIDSKVQRGASTTTANGGLQASKKVVDDENEFANKLPEDVALSEEVTGTPQQVRENHNDDHEIQTQQEEDDGDGDGDSEVESDEEETEHPGEVSIGRKLWTFIST, from the exons ATGTTTACGCCTCAGAAAGTGTTGTCGGGCTGGCTGTCGGGTGCTAGAGACGAGAAGAACGGGTCTGGTAATTCGGACCCTAATTGTTCAAACCCTAATAAGGGTTTTGGTGTCGGTGATTTGACACCCAAGGGTTTGGTGTCGAACGTTGGGGTTTTGGATCAAGATGTTGTGGTTGATAAGATTAATAAGCTTGAGAAGGAG CTCTATGAATACCAATACAACATGGGCCTTCTTCTCATCGAGAAAAAAGAATGGATCTCAAAAAACGAACAATTTGAGCAAGCATTAGCCGAAACCAAGGAGCTCCTCCAACGAGAACAAACGGCTCATCTTATCGCAATGTCAGAAGTAGAGAAACGAGAAGAGAAGTTAAGAAAAGCATTGGGAGTTGAAAAACAGTGTGTCCATGAG TTAGAGAAATCTTTGCGGGAAATGCGGTCAGAATACGCAGAAATAAAATTCACCGCTGATTCAAAGTTAGAAGAAGCACACGCGCTGTCTACTAGCATAGAAGGGAGATCGTTAGAAGTAGAGGCAAAGTTACGTTCTGCTGACGCTAAGCTTGCTGAGATCAGCAGGAAGTCATCGGAGATTCAACGAAAAGCAGCGGAGATCGAGGCAAAAGAAAATTCACTCATGAGAGAACGCGTGTCATTCAATAACGA GAGAGACGCACATGAACGTAGTTTATCGCACCAACGGGAGGATTTACGAGAATGGGAGAAAAAATTACAAGAGGGAGAAGAGAAGCTTGTTGAGCTTCGTAGATTGATTAATCAAAGAGAGGAGCTAGCAAATGATAACGATAAAATCGTTAAGCAGAAACAACTTGATCTCGAAGAAGAACAAAAGAAGATTGAAATCGGTAATGCGGCTTTAAAAGCTAAAGACGATGAAATCAGCACGAGGATGAAAAACGTAGCTTTGAAAGAGAAG GAAGCTGCGGTTATGAGAAAGAATCTAGAAGTAAAAGAAAAGGAATTACAAGGGGTAGAAGAGAAGCTGAACGCGAGAGAAAAA GTAGAGATTCAAAAACTCAAGGATGAACACAAGGCCATATTGGATGCAAAGACACGCGAGTTTGAGTTAGAAATGGAAGAAAAGAGAAAATCGTTAGACGATGAATTCAAAGTTAAGGTTATCGAGGTGGAGAAAAAGGAAGTTGAAGTCAATCACTTGGAAGGAAAAATCGCAAAACGGGAACAAGCTCTCGAGAAGAAACTCGAGAAAATTAACTCTAAAGAGAAGGATGTTGACGTAAAGTTGAAAGAATTGAAGGAGAAGGAGAAGACGTTTAAAGCCGAGCAGAAGACGTTAGAGAAAGAACGGGAAAAATTACGTGGCGAAATGGAGAATTTGGCGAGTCTCGAGGCTGAGCTCAAGAAATTAAGTAGTGAAATTGAAGAACAAAGGTCAAAAGTAGACAAAGAACGGGAAAGACTTCGAGTAACGGAAGAGGAACGTGCGGAATTCGTCCGTTTACAGGCGGAATTAAAGCAAGAGATAGAGAAAACGAGACAAGAACGGGAATTGGTTTTGTCGGAAAGGGAGAATTTGAAGCGTGAGAAGGAGAAATTCGAAGTGGAATGGGAAGAACTTGATGAGAAACGAGCAGAGATAAAGAAGGAATTGGAATCGGTTGCTTTACAGACGGAAAAGATGGAGAAATCGAATCGTGTAGAAGAGGAGCGGTTGAAAAATATGCGGTCGGAAACCGAGAGTTACGTAGAGAGAGAGTTGGAATCTCTCAAACTCGATAAAGAATCGTTTGCGGCTTACATGGATCACGAGAAGTCGGTGTTGGAAGAAAAATATAACAATAAAGAATCCCAAATGCTTCATGATTTCGAAGTGAGAAAACAAGAACTCGAAGCCGAAAATCGAAACAGAGAAATGGAATTCGAGAACCGTATGCGCGAACGGGAAAGGTCATTGGAAGAAGAGCGAGAAAGAGAGTTAGCAAACGTGCAGTATCTGAGAGACGTCGCTAGTCGAGAAATGCAAGAAGTGAAATTCGAACGCGCACAGTTAGAAAAGGAGAAACATGACGTATTTGCGAACCAGAAGCATCTAGAAAGTCAACAGCTTGAAATGAAAAACGATATTGATTCACTCGTTGGGCTTAGCGTGAAGTTAAAAGACCAACGCGAACAATTCTTAAAAGAACGTGAACGGTTTGTTGCGTTTGTCGAGAAACAAAAGGGCTGCAAGGAATGCGGAGAGCGAGTTTCCGCGTTTGTGCTGTCCGATCTTCAATCGTTAGCCGAAACTAAAAACGCTGATGAATTTGCTTTACCGAAATTAGCAGATGGTTATTTGAAAGAATCGGTTCAAGTTACTTCCGAGAGTAAACCAAATGTCGGGACTTCTATCGGTAATTCAGGATCTCCCGGTTCTGGTAGTAGAACGTTAAACTGGTTGAAAAAATGTACGTTTATCTTCTCAGCCGGGAAGAAGAACGAGCATAAAGCCGGTGAAACGGAAATCGAAGCGCAAGAGAAGCTTGTAGACGTCGGAGAAATACCCGAGTTTATACTGAGCTCCGAGGACGAGCCGGAAGTGTCGGCTCGAGTCGTACCGGATTCTTTCGACGTCCAACGCGATGCGGACCAGTCAGCTGACGAAGGTCATAAAAACATCGCACACGAGATTGAGGAAGTTGCTCAGCAGCCTGATGAGAATGAAGGTCAAAGTAAGTCAACCAAGAGGCAGAGGCCCAGGGCTCCTCGAGCCACACGGTCCAAAGCTACTAGTGATAACAATGGCGTTGCGGAAAACTCTGTTTACACAAACGAAGTGAGTCAGGGAGTTTCGAAAGGTGGGGGCCGCAAGCGCACGAGTGAACAGGAGCCTGCGTACAGCGAACAATCTGATAGCGTCACAAACGGGGGCCGCAGGACCCGGAGAAAGAAAGTTGCGGAGGCTCCTAAAGTAGCACGGTACAACCTACGTCGATCCACAAG GGGAGCCTCGTCGAATCAAAGTAAAGAGGACGGAATCGATTCAAAGGTCCAGCGTGGAGCTTCAACGACTACTGCTAACGGAGGCTTGCAAGCCAGT AAGAAAGTTGTGGATGACGAGAATGAGTTTGCAAACAAGCTTCCAGAAGATGTGGCTTTGAGTGAAGAAGTCACCGGGACACCACAACAGGTTAGAGAGAATCACAACGATGATCATGAGATCCAAACTCAACAGGAAGAAGACGACGGTGACGGTGATGGTGATTCGGAAGTTGAATCCGACGAGGAGGAGACGGAGCATCCGGGTGAAGTTTCGATAGGAAGAAAGCTATGGACGTTTATTTCGACATGA
- the LOC110868747 gene encoding transmembrane protein 33 homolog, giving the protein MVRLSERKLDKMGEEEEDPQKMKNISAAAYDYDNDPRWSDYWSNILIPPHMSSRSDVITHYKRKFYHRYIDPDLVVEPMTTTTRTASQSASSATTPPLSSSASERRPSQNSGSTARVSRASSTANSAPLSWDRHTIQFSVNACVSVVTVLAILPLVPKSLSSRAYRLSFMGTLCSSIYSIYSLHGKPRAWNLQALQVWFQSVIVTKDFIHFIYCLTFISSNLQLKFALLPILLPALEHSSKFLRRNFRQSSLYRKYLEELCVWVESNPTTLGILSSQAEIGIGFLLIISLLSSQRNIVQTFMYWQLLKLMYHAPVTAGYHQIFWRKVGTTVRPLIHKHAPFLNSPVSAIQKWWFRQ; this is encoded by the exons ATGGTTAGATTGAGTGAAAGAAAATTGGATAAAATGggcgaagaagaagaagatcccCAGAAGATGAAGAACATATCAGCAGCAGCCTACGACTATGATAACGATCCTAGGTGGTCGGACTACTGGTCCAACATTCTCATACCGCCTCACATGTCTTCTCGATCCGATGTTATCACCCACTACAAACGCAAATTCTACCACCGTTACATT GATCCTGATCTTGTTGTGGAACCAATGACTACTACTACACGAACTGCCTCTCAATCTGCCAGCTCAGCGACAACACCGCCATTATCATCGTCCGCAAGTGAACGCCGGCCGTCTCAAAACTCGG GGTCCACCGCAAGAGTATCACGAGCATCATCGACTGCAAATTCAGCTCCGTTGTCCTGGGATCGACATACGATTCAGTTTTCCGTCAATGCTTGT GTATCTGTTGTGACCGTGCTCGCTATTTTGCCCCTCGTACCAAAAAGTCTTTCTAGTCGAGCATATCGGCTGTCATTTATGGGCACTCTATGTTCTTCGATTTATTCCATCTACTCTCTACATGGA AAACCAAGGGCATGGAATTTGCAGGCACTGCAAGTGTGGTTTCAGTCGGTAATCGTAACAAAGgattttatccacttcatttatTGCCTCACGTTTATCTCTTCAAACCTTCAACTTAAAT TTGCTTTGCTTCCCATCTTACTTCCAGCCTTGGAACATTCGTCAAAATTCCTCAGACGTAATTTCAGACAATCATCCTTGTATag GAAGTATTTGGAAGAACTTTGTGTTTGGGTGGAGTCAAACCCGACAACACTTGGCATACTGTCGTCACAAGCTGAGATTGGAATCGGATTCCTTTTAATTATCTCGCTTTTATC GTCGCAGCGTAACATCGTACAAACTTTCATGTACTGGCAG CTATTGAAGCTGATGTATCACGCACCTGTTACGGCGGGTTACCACCAAATTTTCTGGCGTAAAGTTGGGACGACGGTTAGGCCTCTCATTCATAAACATGCACCGTTTCTAAACAGTCCCGTCTCTGCAATACAAAAATGGTGGTTCAGGCAATAA